The proteins below are encoded in one region of Nitrospira sp.:
- a CDS encoding glycosyl transferase: MSDFFQNGVVSVLHRLGSPNLPQIEADLRQYAGTNPIALVLPSLYSELSRPALKHIVTTLREVPYLNEIVISLDQASALEFRYAKEFFSVLPQRVRIVWNDGPRIQEILKTLESLAIDIGLPGKGRGCWLAFGYVLARGQSNVLALHDCDILSYTRDYLARLCYPIANPNLGYEFCKGYYSRVTDRMHGRVTRLFFTPLIRSLQRLVGPHSMLTFLDSFRYPLAGEFAMVRDLAWINRVPGDWGLEVGVLAEVYRNCALRRICQVDIADAYEHKHQQLSAGDPNAGLLKMCVDITKALFRNLASEGMILSEGVLRTLQATYLQAAQDAIARYEHDAAINSLRFDRHEERKGVEVFLNGMKLATESFLNDPLGVPMISNWSRVTAAVPDIFSRLVDVVESDHQWDPTAGQRRA, encoded by the coding sequence GTGTCGGATTTCTTTCAAAATGGCGTCGTGTCCGTGCTGCATCGCCTTGGTTCGCCGAATCTCCCACAGATTGAGGCGGACTTGCGCCAATACGCAGGCACCAACCCGATTGCGTTGGTCTTGCCCTCCTTGTATTCCGAACTGTCGCGACCTGCGCTCAAGCATATCGTGACCACGCTTCGGGAGGTGCCCTACCTCAATGAAATCGTCATTTCGCTCGATCAGGCCTCCGCGTTGGAATTCCGGTACGCCAAGGAATTCTTTTCCGTGCTCCCGCAGCGCGTGCGCATTGTCTGGAACGATGGGCCTCGAATTCAGGAAATTCTTAAAACGCTCGAGTCCCTGGCTATCGATATCGGCTTACCGGGGAAAGGGCGTGGGTGCTGGCTGGCCTTCGGGTATGTGCTGGCCCGTGGGCAGAGCAACGTCCTGGCTCTCCATGACTGTGACATTCTGAGTTATACACGAGACTATCTGGCGCGTCTCTGCTATCCCATTGCCAATCCCAACCTCGGCTATGAGTTCTGCAAGGGGTACTACAGTCGCGTCACGGATCGGATGCATGGACGCGTCACCCGACTCTTCTTTACGCCGCTGATCCGGAGCCTGCAGCGTTTGGTGGGGCCGCACTCGATGCTCACCTTCCTGGACAGCTTTCGTTATCCCCTGGCGGGGGAGTTCGCCATGGTTCGCGATTTGGCATGGATCAATCGCGTGCCGGGAGATTGGGGCCTGGAGGTCGGCGTGCTTGCAGAGGTCTATCGCAATTGTGCGCTTCGCCGGATCTGTCAAGTCGATATCGCCGATGCATACGAGCACAAGCATCAACAGCTCTCAGCGGGCGACCCTAATGCCGGGTTGCTCAAAATGTGCGTTGATATCACGAAGGCGCTCTTCCGCAACCTCGCCAGCGAGGGTATGATCTTATCCGAAGGCGTCCTGCGCACCCTGCAAGCCACGTATCTTCAGGCGGCCCAGGATGCAATCGCGCGGTACGAACATGACGCGGCCATCAACAGTTTGCGCTTCGATCGGCATGAGGAGCGGAAAGGCGTCGAGGTTTTCCTCAATGGTATGAAGCTGGCAACCGAATCCTTCCTGAACGATCCGCTCGGCGTGCCGATGATTTCGAATTGGAGCCGTGTGACGGCCGCTGTTCCCGACATTTTCTCCCGCCTGGTTGATGTGGTCGAAAGCGACCACCAGTGGGATCCTACCGCGGGGCAGCGACGCGCGTGA
- a CDS encoding glycosyl transferase, with translation MGSYRGAATRVTMGRPESLLGPETEQAVAAIGETDLLVGIPSYNNADTIEHVVHAVSAGLAKYFPGRRAVLVNSDGGSADGTSDLVSRAVVDLETMFIGDRQDALHKIITPYHGLPGKGSALRTIFEIARRLNAKACAVVDSDLRSITPEWIGLLLQPIVEEGYEYVAPYYLRHKYDGTITNSIVYPLTRTLYGYRIRQPIGGEFGFAGRLAAHYADQQVWESEVARFGVDIWMTTEAIASGAKVCQSFLGAKIHNPKDPSADLSAMLVEVVGALFALMEAHEGVWWEAVGSDPVKLFGFQYEVGVEPVNVNVERMIASFDQGIRDLEPIWQQILAPETFAELFKVRREPAHEFRLPDDLWARIVYDAASAYHYHTLPREHLLRAMTPLYLGRTATFVLETQGLTSREAEHRVETLCQTFEQLKPYLMAKWRKQPVEQLEASPRHAEAASAPERSQS, from the coding sequence GTGGGATCCTACCGCGGGGCAGCGACGCGCGTGACCATGGGACGCCCCGAAAGCTTGCTGGGTCCCGAGACCGAGCAGGCCGTTGCGGCCATCGGCGAAACCGATCTGCTGGTGGGGATCCCGAGTTATAACAACGCCGATACGATCGAGCATGTCGTGCACGCGGTGAGCGCTGGCCTAGCCAAATATTTCCCGGGGCGACGGGCGGTCTTGGTCAACTCAGACGGCGGATCGGCTGATGGTACGTCTGATCTCGTATCGAGGGCCGTCGTCGATCTCGAAACCATGTTCATTGGAGATCGACAGGACGCTCTGCACAAAATCATCACGCCGTATCACGGACTACCCGGGAAGGGGAGCGCGCTTCGGACGATCTTCGAAATAGCCCGGAGGCTCAATGCGAAGGCATGTGCGGTGGTCGATTCGGACTTGCGCAGTATCACGCCGGAATGGATCGGCCTGTTGTTGCAGCCGATCGTCGAAGAAGGCTACGAGTACGTCGCGCCCTATTACCTGAGGCATAAATACGACGGGACCATCACCAATAGCATCGTGTATCCGTTGACCAGGACCCTCTACGGATATCGCATTCGCCAGCCGATCGGCGGGGAGTTTGGTTTTGCGGGACGCCTGGCGGCGCATTACGCCGACCAACAAGTATGGGAGTCGGAGGTGGCGAGGTTCGGTGTGGATATCTGGATGACGACCGAAGCGATCGCGTCAGGGGCGAAGGTGTGCCAGAGTTTCCTGGGCGCGAAGATCCACAATCCCAAGGATCCGTCCGCCGATCTATCCGCGATGCTTGTCGAGGTCGTGGGAGCATTGTTCGCCTTGATGGAAGCCCATGAGGGGGTGTGGTGGGAGGCCGTCGGGTCCGATCCAGTGAAACTATTCGGGTTTCAGTATGAGGTCGGTGTCGAACCGGTGAATGTGAACGTGGAGCGCATGATCGCGAGCTTCGACCAGGGAATTCGAGATCTGGAACCAATCTGGCAGCAGATCCTGGCACCGGAGACGTTTGCCGAATTGTTCAAGGTCAGGCGGGAGCCAGCGCATGAGTTTCGGCTCCCGGACGATCTGTGGGCTCGGATTGTGTACGACGCCGCGTCCGCGTACCATTATCATACGCTCCCTCGCGAGCATCTGCTTCGGGCCATGACGCCGCTCTACCTCGGACGGACCGCGACGTTCGTGTTGGAGACGCAGGGGCTCACCTCACGAGAGGCCGAGCATCGCGTCGAAACGCTGTGCCAGACGTTCGAGCAGTTAAAGCCATATTTAATGGCCAAATGGCGCAAGCAGCCGGTTGAGCAACTGGAGGCATCTCCGCGGCATGCAGAAGCGGCATCGGCGCCTGAAAGGAGCCAGTCATGA